One Brassica napus cultivar Da-Ae chromosome C4, Da-Ae, whole genome shotgun sequence genomic region harbors:
- the LOC106391058 gene encoding probable receptor-like protein kinase At2g23200: FTIILVFHYFLSPSLCFQDPVSLFVTMVVVIVLLLLPHLTLSATSTYSRPNNFYINCGSDSNVTYAGRTFVGDMAPGANLFSFTKNGTETSNQSGSSTAPEIYRTVRIFRLPSYYKFQLDSVGLHFVRLHFSAVSSRRELLTPRFNISATSDSTHHFDSLSLQNFSKTPRVEEFLLMIDSPELEIGFVPELSSVALVNAIEVLFSAHNNLNLTVLSDSDNNLHTIYRLNVGGDKIKPEYDTLGRTWSVDDDYLYKKDSAKNIRSPAQITSPDIFTAPDSVYQSAKTIELNQGARLMNVTWCFTVKSNVRHFIRVHFYYIKNNESKSSDTNFYLYVNGHWRLHVNPFDHHGLVVTPFYIDIVNVSDGSGFLNVSIGNNVPSNDFGFLNGLEIMEFLEKNGSNSLDGGSSRVYIIAGCVAAGLFLVLSLLFMVFLKRRRSKKKKKSDAEITVWSPLPLYRGSRSSDNRYFYSDNNSQLGNLQLGLKIPFKDILIATNNFDEQLLIGKGGFGDVYKAILPDESKVAIKRGKPGSGQGILEFQTEIQVLSRIWHRHLVSLTGYCEENSEMILVYEFIKKGTLQEHLYGSDLPSLSWKQRLEICIGAARGLHYLHSGSEEAIIHRDVKSTNILLDENTVAKVADFGISKLVVRNQESISISTNIKGTYGYLDPEYMYTRILTEKSDVYSFGVVLLEVLCARPALDRHLPAEQQNLADWAMSCKSNGVCYKIVDQRLVGQIEPNVLRKFMEVAEKCLKDHGDERPIMADVSWELEYILRLQMMMILEDSAASISSSVGDASLVIPRLVVSDSFSCNSIVQEDQVKKYGSTNSSHSQTRVLSQVIEEPLRN, from the coding sequence TTCACCATAATACTTGTCTTTCACTATTTTCTCTCTCCATCACTCTGTTTTCAAGACCCTGTTTCTCTATTTGTGACAATGGTGGTGGttattgttcttcttcttcttcctcatctcaCACTTTCTGCCACGTCTACATATTCTCGTCCCAACAACTTTTACATCAACTGTGGGTCGGATTCTAACGTCACTTATGCTGGTCGGACTTTTGTTGGAGACATGGCCCCCGGTGCTAACTTGTTTTCCTTCACCAAGAATGGAACTGAAACCAGCAACCAATCTGGATCGTCCACTGCGCCGGAAATCTATCGGACGGTTAGGATCTTCAGACTCCCTTCTTATTACAAGTTCCAACTCGACTCTGTTGGTCTACACTTTGTGCGTCTCCATTTCTCTGCTGTCTCTTCTCGGAGAGAGCTTTTAACTCCCCGTTTTAATATCTCCGCCACTTCCGATTCCACTCATCACTTTGACAGTCTCTCGCTTCAAAACTTCAGTAAGACTCCACGAGTTGAGGAGTTTCTCTTGATGATTGACTCCCCTGAACTCGAAATTGGGTTTGTCCCTGAGCTCTCATCTGTAGCTCTCGTTAACGCCATCGAAGTGTTGTTTTCTGCTCATAACAACCTCAACCTCACAGTTCTGTCAGATTCCGACAATAATCTACATACAATCTACAGACTGAACGTAGGCGGCGATAAAATCAAACCGGAATACGACACCTTGGGAAGGACTTGGTCGGTAGACGATGACTATCTCTACAAGAAAGATTCCGCGAAAAACATTCGATCACCAGCACAAATCACCTCTCCTGATATCTTCACTGCTCCTGATTCCGTCTACCAGTCGGCTAAAACAATTGAGTTAAATCAAGGTGCGAGGTTGATGAACGTTACATGGTGTTTTACGGTCAAAAGTAACGTTAGACACTTCATCAGGGTTCACTTCTACTATATCAAGAACAACGAATCAAAATCCTCTGACACTAATTTCTATCTATATGTAAATGGGCATTGGCGTCTACATGTCAATCCTTTTGATCACCATGGGTTAGTAGTCACTCCGTTTTATATCGATATCGTGAATGTCTCTGATGGTTCTGGATTCTTGAATGTTAGTATAGGTAACAATGTCCCCTCTAATGATTTTGGTTTTCTGAATGGTCTGGAGATTATGGAGTTCCTAGAGAAAAATGGTTCTAATTCCTTAGATGGAGGTAGTTCCCGGGTGTACATCATCGCAGGTTGTGTTGCTGCTGGATTGTTTCTAGTCTTGAGTTTATTGTTTATGGTTTTCCTGAAGCGGAGgagatcaaagaagaagaagaagtcagaTGCCGAGATCACTGTGTGGTCTCCTTTGCCATTGTACAGAGGAAGTAGGAGTTCTGACAATAGATATTTCTATTCCGACAACAATTCCCAATTAGGTAACCTGCAGTTAGGTTTGAAGATTCCCTTCAAAGACATTTTGATAGCTACAAACAATTTCGACGAGCAGCTGTTGATCGGTAAAGGCGGTTTCGGAGATGTCTACAAAGCCATTCTTCCAGATGAAAGCAAAGTGGCTATCAAGAGAGGCAAGCCCGGTTCCGGACAAGGAATACTCGAGTTTCAAACAGAGATTCAAGTCTTGTCAAGAATCTGGCACAGGCATCTTGTTTCTCTAACGGGCTACTGCGAAGAGAACTCGGAGATGATCCTTGTTTACGAGTTTATCAAAAAAGGTACGCTTCAGGAGCATCTATACGGCTCGGATTTGCCTTCACTTTCATGGAAACAAAGGCTGGAGATTTGCATCGGAGCAGCCAGAGGACTGCACTATCTCCACAGTGGCTCGGAAGAAGCAATCATTCACAGAGATGTTAAATCCACAAACATACTACTGGACGAGAACACTGTTGCCAAAGTTGCTGATTTTGGGATATCGAAGCTCGTGGTTCGGAATCAAGAATCGATAAGTATCAGCACTAACATCAAAGGAACGTATGGTTACCTCGATCCCGAGTATATGTACACACGCATCTTGACGGAGAAATCAGATGTTTACTCGTTCGGAGTTGTTCTCCTCGAGGTTTTGTGCGCGAGACCGGCTCTCGATAGGCACCTTCCTGCTGAGCAACAGAACCTAGCGGACTGGGCCATGTCATGCAAATCCAACGGGGTTTGTTATAAGATTGTAGACCAAAGATTGGTAGGTCAAATCGAACCGAACGTTTTGAGGAAATTCATGGAAGTCGCGGAGAAATGTCTCAAGGATCATGGAGACGAGAGGCCGATCATGGCGGATGTAAGCTGGGAACTGGAATACATCCTTCGGCttcagatgatgatgattcttgaAGATAGTGCTGCGTCTATCTCCAGCAGTGTAGGAGATGCCTCCTTGGTGATTCCAAGGCTAGTGGTGAGTGATTCATTTAGCTGCAACTCGATTGTACAGGAGGATCAAGTGAAGAAATATGGAAGTACAAATTCATCTCATTCTCAGACTCGAGTTTTGTCCCAAGTTATAGAGGAACCGTTACGAAATTAA
- the LOC106393876 gene encoding glutamic acid-rich protein-like, which produces MIEKLAEVEAIQKEQEAIQTEIVEKEADVTEKDAEIAEKEDQDVDEEEEKAEESDKNPDVFQNVEEEEEKVEESEDNPVESPSEKQAKLAEKSVESDVDQDVEEEEEKAKESEDNPVESPAEKQTELAEKSVEVEVKTKRKPSLKVIAASYGIPRAERLAKMRAEAEKKES; this is translated from the coding sequence ATGATTGAGAAATTGGCTGAGGTAGAAGCTATTCAGAAAGAGCAAGAAGCTATTCAGACTGAGATTGTTGAGAAAGAGGCTGACGTTACTGAGAAAGATGCTGAGATAGCTGAGAAAGAGGATCAAGATGTGGATGAAGAGGAGGAAAAAGCAGAGGAAAGTGACAAGAATCCTGATGTCTTTCAAAAtgtggaggaagaggaggaaaaaGTTGAGGAAAGTGAAGATAATCCTGTGGAGAGTCCCTCTGAAAAACAGGCTAAGCTAGCTGAGAAGTCAGTTGAATCTGATGTCGATCAAGAtgtggaggaagaggaggaaaaaGCTAAGGAAAGTGAAGATAATCCTGTGGAGAGTCCTGCTGAGAAACAGACTGAGCTAgctgagaagtcagttgagGTAGAAGTAAAGACTAAGCGCAAGCCTAGTCTCAAGGTCATAGCAGCGTCGTATGGCATTCCCAGAGCTGAGAGACTAGCAAAAATGAGAGCTGAagctgaaaaaaaagaaagttaa
- the LOC106393877 gene encoding uncharacterized protein LOC106393877, whose protein sequence is MDLVLGQEFRTKEEAQTHIQAASHLKCFEYEIIKSDTKRYVIKCRGAKEGCKWFVRVAKLTNSDLWSVRSYIKQQRCPVVTTRTLPNRRRGTPQIVASILAQDYPGSFDTPRPKALIDLVYQRVAVEVNPDTITRVVVDEGKKFKYLFWALGASIEGFRTMRKVLVVDATHLKTVYGEVLFITTAQDLNHHHYPIAFGVADVISDLPGLVFLSDRNKGLIKAVYQVFPQAAHGYCIWHLSQNVKGYVHNNRETCAFKFMECAHAYTEAEFLVLYDAFGRKYPSAAEYLDKSCEQKKWARCYFEGVRYNVDTTNSAESFNGVIKDARKFTLLPMFDFIIGNIAEWFNKHRKEAAEMPPALKLVPIVEEEMSKRCVDAGFIRVDELNNFHLEYSVHGSDGKRYTVDMAMNTCTCEQFDKDKYPCVHAVAAATFMTDKAGTELHLSEYCSKYYLVEQWALAYHRTIYHVPHMSDWVIPEEIRAKKVLPPEFDVKKGKPQQTRKPSAGEACGRGKRGRGSGRGRATSTCTCTCRARRRGMAAYFECGSGSGSCV, encoded by the exons ATGGATTTGGTTTTAGGTCAAGAATTTAGAACCAAGGAGGAAGCGCAAACTCATATTCAGGCGGCGTCACATCTGAAGTGTTTTGAGTATGAGATAATTAAGTCGGATACTAAGAGATATGTGATAAAATGCCGAGGAGCCAAAGAAGGCTGCAAGTGGTTTGTGCGTGTTGCAAAGTTAACGAATTCAGATCTTTGGTCAGTTAGAAGTTACATCAAGCAGCAGAGATGTCCTGTTGTTACCACAAGAACACTGCCTAATAGAAGGAGAGGCACACCACAAATCGTTGCATCTATCCTGGCCCAAGATTATCCTGGAAGTTTTGACACACCACGTCCCAAAGCTCTGATCGATTTGGTTTATCAGAGAGTTGCTGTGGAA GTGAATCCTGACACAATAACTCGTGTGGTTGTGGATGAGGGCAAAAAATTTAAGTATCTGTTTTGGGCTTTGGGAGCTAGCATAGAAGGATTTCGCACGATGAGAAAAGTCCTCGTTGTGGATGCAACACACCTGAAGACTGTTTATGGTGAAGTGTTATTTATTACGACTGCTCAGGATCTCAATCATCACCACTACCCAATTGCGTTTGGTGTTGCAGATG tgatatcAGATCTCCCTGGATTGGTGTTTCTTTCGGACAGAAACAAAGGCTTGATCAAGGcagtatatcaagtgttcccTCAGGCTGCTCATGGGTATTGTATATGGCATTTGTCTCAAAATGTTAAAGGCTACGTCCATAACAACAGAGAAACATGTGCATTTAAGTTTATGGAGTGCGCACACGCTTATACAGAGGCTGAGTTCTTGGTCCTTTATGACGCTTTTGGCAGGAAATATCCTAGTGCAGCGGAGTATCTTGACAAAAGTTGTGAACAAAAGAAATGGGCTAGATGTTACTTTGAAGGAGTTAGGTACAATGTTGACACCACCAATTCAGCAGAATCTTTTAACGGTGTTATTAAGGACGCAAGAAAGTTCACCTTACTTCCAATGTTTGATTTTATCATTGGAAATATTGCTGAATGGTTTAACAAGCACAGGAAGGAGGCAGCTGAGATGCCACCCGCACTAAAGCTTGTGCCTATTGTGGAGGAGGAAATGTCTAAAAGATGTGTTGATGCAGGGTTTATTCGGGTTGACGAGTTAAACAACTTCCATCTCGAGTATAGTGTGCATGGTAGTGACGGGAAACGTTATACCGTGGACATGGCTATGAACACGTGCACCTGTGAGCAATTTGATAAAGACAAATATCCATGTGTTCATGCAGTAGCTGCTGCCACATTCATGACTGATAAAGCGGGAACGGAACTCCATCTATCTGAGTATTGTTCTAAGTACTATTTGGTGGAGCAATGGGCTTTGGCTTATCACAGGACAATATATCATGTTCCTCATATGTCTGATTGGGTTATACCAGAAGAAATTAGAGCAAAGAAAGTACTTCCTCCAGAATTTGATGTCAAGAAAGGAAAACCACAACAAACAAGGAAACCATCAGCAGGAGAAGCTTGTGGAAGAGGAAAAAGAGGCAGAGGGAGTGGAAGAGGGAGAGCCACAAGCACATGCACATGCACATGCAGAGCTAGAAGAAGAGGTATGGCAGCGTATTTTGAATGTGGAAGTGGTTCAGGTTCATGTGTTTGA
- the LOC111205770 gene encoding uncharacterized protein LOC111205770 yields MKNVNYSCWPVLLVIYNMSPEKCMKEENIMLSLLIPGPSQPGNNIDVYLEPLIEDLNHLWEKGESTYDAVSHTTFTLRAMLLWTIQDFPAYGNLAGCKVKGKMGCPVCGKNTDSMWLSNCRKHVYMSHRKGLPPTHPYRGKKAWFDGKAEHGKKGRILSGHNISHILRNYKNDFGNVKVTGRKRKINETVGSDSNTDDESSDSEEEEEAVDEEELSRWKKQSIFFKLPYWEVCF; encoded by the coding sequence ATGAAGAATGTGAACTACAGTTGTTGGCCTGTTTTGCTTGTCATTTACAACATGTCACCTGAAAAGTGTATGAAGGAGGAGAACATCATGTTGTCGTTGCTGATTCCTGGTCCAAGCCAACCTGGTAACAATATTGATGTGTACTTAGAACCGCTTATAGAGGATCTAAACCACCTGTGGGAGAAAGGAGAGTCAACGTATGATGCAGTCAGCCACACCACTTTCACATTAAGAGCTATGCTTCTCTGGACTATTCaggattttccagcatatgggaATCTTGCAGGCTGCAAAGTAAAGGGCAAAATGGGTTGTCCTGTGTGTGGAAAAAATACAGACAGTATGTGGTTGAGTAACTGTAGGAAGCACGTTTATATGTCCCATCGGAAAGGTCTTCCTCCCACACATCCTTATAGAGGAAAGAAAGCATGGTTTGATGGGAAAGCAGAGCATGGGAAAAAGGGTAGAATTCTGAGTGGTCATAACATAAGCCATATACTTAGAAATTACAAGAATGATTTTGGAAATGTGAAAGTAACTGGTAGGAAGAGGAAGATTAATGAGACGGTTGGATCAGACTCCAATACGGATGATGAATCCAGTGAttcagaggaagaggaagaagcagtTGATGAGGAAGAGCTATCTAGATGGAAGAAGCAGTCAATCTTTTTCAAGTTGCCTTATTGGGAAGTATGTTTCTAA
- the LOC125586341 gene encoding uncharacterized protein LOC125586341, whose amino-acid sequence MGNRKNKRVKKQRTDVETEVAEDQFLENITNREVSDEMEAEEHNQMRTEENEMEEEAEGLGEDKQNEMEEEAEAVDAADDVHTQTDTATTSQRKRRRGPTKMKHIAKDPTERQHVDFTDMGDPCGPGSVLLSSYLGPLVREHVPVIIDNWRQASEEIKTVLWKSIEVIRKKFTFNYDPFYLYLNVSHC is encoded by the coding sequence ATGGGGAATCGGAAGAACAAGCGTGTGAAGAAGCAAAGGACAGATGTAGAAACGGAGGTTGCGGAAGATCAATTCCTCGAAAATATAACAAACAGAGAAGTCTCAGATGAAATGGAGGCAGAAGAACATAATCAAATGAGGACAGAGGAGAATGAAATGGAGGAAGAAGCAGAGGGCTTGGGGGAGGATAAACAGAATGAAATGGAGGAAGAAGCAGAAGCTGTTGATGCAGCTGATGATGTGCATACTCAGACTGACACAGCTACTACATCACAGCGTAAAAGACGCCGAGGACCTACAAAGATGAAACACATTGCCAAGGATCCAACTGAAAGGCAACATGTCGACTTCACAGATATGGGGGATCCTTGTGGTCCAGGTTCTGTACTGTtatcctcctacttgggtcccTTAGTTCGTGAACATGTTCCGGTGATCATTGATAACTGGAGACAAGCCAGTGAAGAAATCAAGACTGTGCTCTGGAAATCTATTGaggtaataagaaaaaaatttacatttaacTACGATCCATTTTACTTGTATTTGAATGTGTCTCATTGCTGA
- the LOC106391059 gene encoding filament-like plant protein 7 produces MDHKAWPWKKKSMEKTVVESNGEIEKLLADNIELENRLKNLNDKLTSVKAESNKHKTETQEAIVGWENTKAESASLKKKLEEALNEKHMSDERSAHTDAGLKECMQQLRFVRDEQERRMHDALTKASQEHERRLMVIKTELADTSKNLAEAEGVNTQLSKALLAKKKTVEDLITERERIRADNNAMVSSLESKEKENVTLRYEVRVVEKELELRNEEREFSRRTFEAAHKLHLENVKKVAKLEQECQRLRVLVRKRLPGPAAMSKMRSEVEMLGRVRVNGGSTNGAMISNLTEQLCLLEEENKTLRDALNKKVNELQFSRSMYSRTASRLLEFEESSKGTTNAEPSRSSNVSHEVSLASLSEFENDDKVSCSDSWASALLSEVENVKNKKQRGSSLGRTPKASEMKLMDDFAEMEKLAMVTVPGSSPIFSSDSISATGPVENESNEDIKSDSTSKLPQSLHTVLKAIMEHKRVTQRNTDEVLEEIRQALSGVEGAPETDCEISKSIRRIVEVIEGMSLKDERHVSKGESERLSGYTARVLQWKTTELSIVLQRFLQTCYDLIDRKADIKKFAEELSSVVEWMVNHCFSLQDVSSMREEIKKQFEWDESRSGSEVDIGLLGLISEADELKKTDDPLIEEEAKDKTASVSANELKLEEKQTMRTELEITAASEKLAECQETILNLGKQLKALTNSKETSLLPDNLTPDLATETKPEKRLTTQRSSLLDQMKAEDHDNGESKEEEKKPQAVDKMGKGGSSVYNETIEALEQILLSDKKSKGSESNCFAVVPQKKSSGGKSLWRKLLGRKKKSKTIKLPNPFAT; encoded by the exons ATGGATCATAAAGCATGGCCTTGGAAGAAGAAATCAATGGAGAAAACAGTTGTTGAAAGCAATGGAGAG ATTGAGAAGCTTCTTGCTGACAACATAGAGCTGGAGAATCGCCTTAAAAATCTAAATGATAAGCTTACCTCTGTCAAAGCTGAGAGCAATAAGCATAAAACTGAGACACAAGAAGCAATAGTTG GTTGGGAGAATACAAAAGCTGAATCAGCATCTCTCaagaagaagctagaagaagcGTTGAATGAGAAACACATGAGCGACGAGAGGTCCGCTCACACTGATGCAGGTCTAAAAGAATGTATGCAGCAGCTTCGCTTTGTCCGGGACGAGCAGGAGCGAAGGATGCACGATGCTTTAACAAAAGCATCACAGGAACACGAGCGAAGATTGATGGTTATAAAGACGGAACTGGCAGACACTAGCAAGAACCTTGCAGAAGCAGAAGGGGTGAACACTCAGCTCTCCAAGGCTTTGTTAGCAAAGAAAAAAACCGTTGAAGATCTAATCACAGAGAGAGAACGCATCCGCGCTGATAACAATGCGATGGTGAGCAGTTTAGAGTCAAAGGAGAAAGAAAACGTTACGCTGAGATACGAAGTCAGAGTGGTGGAGAAAGAGCTCGAGCTTCGGAACGAAGAGAGAGAGTTTAGCCGTCGAACCTTTGAAGCAGCTCATAAACTTCACTTGGAGAATGTGAAGAAAGTTGCAAAGCTAGAACAAGAGTGTCAGAGGCTGCGTGTGCTCGTCAGGAAACGGTTGCCAGGACCCGCCGCTATGTCCAAGATGAGGAGTGAAGTAGAGATGCTGGGAAGGGTAAGAGTCAATGGAGGAAGCACTAACGGCGCAATGATCAGTAACCTCACTGAGCAGTTATGCTTACTGGAGGAAGAGAACAAGACATTGAGAGATGCTTTGAACAAGAAAGTCAACGAGCTTCAGTTCTCAAGAAGTATGTATTCTCGGACAGCTTCTAGATTACTAGAATTCGAGGAATCTTCTAAAGGAACAACAAACGCTGAGCCAAGCAGGAGCAGCAATGTCTCACACGAAGTCTCTCTAGCATCGTTATCAGAGTTTGAGAATGATGATAAAGTTAGCTGTTCTGATTCTTGGGCTTCTGCTTTGCTTTCAGAGGTGGAGAATGTGAAGAACAAGAAGCAAAGGGGTTCGAGTTTGGGTAGAACTCCTAAAGCTTCAGAGATGAAACTAATGGATGACTTTGCTGAAATGGAGAAGCTTGCAATGGTTACAGTACCTGGAAGTTCTCCTATCTTCTCTTCTGATTCCATTTCAGCTACTGGTCCGGTGGAGAACGAATCTAATGAAGATATCAAGTCAGATTCAACGAGCAAGCTACCGCAATCTCTTCATACTGTCTTGAAAGCGATCATGGAACATAAGCGTGTTACGCAGAGGAACACTGATGAAGTACTTGAAGAGATCAGACAAGCTCTATCAGGTGTGGAGGGTGCACCAGAGACAGATTGTGAGATCAGCAAATCAATTCGAAGAATTGTTGAAGTTATCGAAGGAATGAGCTTAAAAGATGAGAGGCATGTCTCAAAGGGAGAATCAGAAAGGCTTTCTGGCTACACTGCTCGTGTCTTGCAATGGAAAACTACAGAGCTGAGTATTGTATTGCAGCGGTTTCTCCAGACTTGTTACGATCTAATAGACAGAAAAGCAGACATTAAGAAGTTTGCGGAAGAGTTAAGCTCTGTAGTGGAATGGATGGTGAACCATTGTTTCTCTCTACAAGATGTTTCAAGCATGAGAGAAGAGATCAAGAAGCAGTTTGAATGGGACGAGTCACGGAGTGGAAGTGAAGTTGATATTGGACTACTTGGTCTGATCTCGGAAGCAGATGAGCTTAAGAAGACAGATGATCCGTTGATTGAAGAAGAGGCAAAGGACAAGACAGCAAG TGTTTCAGCGAACGAGCTCAAGCTGGAGGAAAAACAAACCATGCGAACT GAACTGGAGATCACTGCTGCTTCTGAGAAGTTAGCAGAGTGTCAAGAGACGATTCTAAATCTCGGGAAGCAGCTTAAAGCATTGACTAACTCAAAAGAAACATCTTTACTTCCAGACAACCTCACACCTGACCTTGCTACTGAGACAAAGCCAGAGAAGAGATTGACCACTCAAAGATCATCTCTTCTGGATCAGATGAAGGCAGAGGATCATGACAATGGAGAATccaaggaggaggagaagaaaccTCAAGCAGTAGATAAAATGGGAAAGGGAGGCAGTTCTGTTTACAACGAAACCATTGAAGCCTTGGAACAGATTCTTCTCTCAGACAAGAAAAGCAAAGGCTCTGAATCAAATTGCTTCGCCGTTGTCCCTCAGAAAAAGAGCAGCGGAGGTAAGAGCCTGTGGAGAAAGCTGTTGGGGAGGAAAAAGAAAAGTAAGACCATCAAGCTTCCTAATCCATTTGCCACCTAA